Proteins encoded together in one Rhea pennata isolate bPtePen1 chromosome 27, bPtePen1.pri, whole genome shotgun sequence window:
- the MIER2 gene encoding mesoderm induction early response protein 2 isoform X2, whose translation MGSADHRLNLAEILSQNYGIREEREEEEDTQEKQKSLEELEKSFSASQSSEMPFEELLALYGYEASDPVSEQDSESNDITPNLPDMTLDKEQIAKDLLSGEEEEETQSSADDLTPSVTSHDASDLFPNQPGSNNFLADEDKEPCSSPCASSMAEDSEEDSIPSNECKKEIMVGPQYQATVPILHLNRHSEKVYENEDQLLWDPNILPEREVEEFLYRAVKRRWDELSSNTLPEGEMVKDNEQALYELVKCNFNAEEALRRLRFNVKVIRDELCAWSEEECRNFEHGFRVHGKNFHLIQANKVRTRSVGECVEYYYMWKKSERYDYFTQQTRLGRKKDFTDNDLDGGEVENASRSRSSPPIPSATSCLDSHFGQDQLAIESAEPLSVESTACSLGSMSESGQGYECSTPSETNCSFDPTEETSSGTISAPCTRHTVNPSETGLYALPPAVSGLAEKQETLQSSSETITMDFTLPADINEDLPLIAGPVDLDRDPEAVVAPAQVSLSVTDFGLIGIGDVNNFLTAHQACPAPVARSEPLSQ comes from the exons ATGGGATCAGCTGATCATCGACTGAACCTAGCAGAGATCCTTTCACAGAACTATGGTATAcgggaagaaagggaagaagaagaagatactcaggagaaacagaaatccTTAGAAGAGCTGGAAAAGAGTTTCAGTGCCTCTCAG AGCAGTGAAATGCCGTTCGAGGAGCTGCTTGCACTTTATGGCTATGAGGCATCAGATCCCGTCTCAGAGCAGGACAGTGAGAGCAATGATATCACTCCAAATCTCCCAGATATGACTCTAGATAAG GAACAAATAGCGAAGGATTTGCTTTcaggggaagaagaggaggagaccCAGTCTTCAGCTGATGATCTGACTCCATCCGTCACATCCCATGATGCATCAGACTTATTCCCAAACCAGCCTGGCT CAAACAACTTTCTTGCTGATGAAGACAAGGAGCCCTGTTCATCTCCATGTGCTTCCTCTATGGCTGAGGATTCAGAGGAGGATTCCATCCCATCCAATGAGTGTAAGAAG GAGATCATGGTTGGACCTCAGTACCAAGCTACTGTTCCCATCCTCCACTTAAACAGACACAGTGAAAAAG TGTATGAGAATGAAGATCAGCTGCTTTGGGACCCAAACATACTGCCTGAGAGAGAGGTTGAAGAGTTCCTGTACCGTGCAGTGAAGCGGAGATGGGATGAGCTGTCTAGCAACACCCTCCCAGAAGGAGAGATGGTGAAGGACAATGAACAG GCTCTATATGAATTGGTTAAATGCAACTTCAATGCCGAAGAGGCACTACGGCGGTTACGGTTCAATGTGAAGGTTATCAGAG ATGAGCTTTGTGCCTGGAGTGAAGAAGAGTGTAGAAATTTTGAACATGGCTTCAGGGTCCATGGGAAAAACTTTCATCTTATCCAAGCAAACAAG GTCCGCACCCGGTCGGTAGGAGAATGTGTGGAGTATTACTACATGTGGAAGAAGTCAGAGCGCTATGACTACTTCACTCAGCAGACTCGTTTAGGAAGGAAGAA GGATTTCACTGACAATGACTTGGATGGGGGTGAAGTAGAAAATGCTAGTCGTTCTCGGAGCTCCCCGCCAATTCCCTCTGCCACTAGCTGCCTGGACTCTCACTTTGGTCAAGATCAGCTAGCAATTGAGAGTGCAG AGCCCCTGAGCGTGGAGAGCACAGCCTGCAGCCTGGGCAGCATGAGTGAATCGGGGCAGGGTTATGAATGCAGTACTCCTTCAGAGACAAATTGTTCCTTCGACCCCACAGAGGAGACATCGTCAGGCACCATCTCAGCTCCTTGCACACGACATACTGTCAACCCCTCAGAAACGGGGCTCTATGCTTTGCCACCAGCAGTATCAGGACtagcagagaagcaggagacGTTGCAGAGCTCTAGTGAGACGATAACTATGGACTTCACTCTCCCTGCAGATATTAATGAGGATTTGCCTTTAATTGCTGGCCCTGTGGATTTGGACAGAGACCCAGAGGCAGTGGTGGCCCCTGCGCAAGTGTCCTTATCGGTCACAGATTTTGGCCTCATTGGCATCGGAGatgtaaataattttctgaCTGCTCATCAGGCCTGCCCAGCACCTGTGGCTCGGTCAGAGCCTTTGTCACAGTGA
- the MIER2 gene encoding mesoderm induction early response protein 2 isoform X1, whose amino-acid sequence MGSADHRLNLAEILSQNYGIREEREEEEDTQEKQKSLEELEKSFSASQSSEMPFEELLALYGYEASDPVSEQDSESNDITPNLPDMTLDKEQIAKDLLSGEEEEETQSSADDLTPSVTSHDASDLFPNQPGSNNFLADEDKEPCSSPCASSMAEDSEEDSIPSNECKKEIMVGPQYQATVPILHLNRHSEKVYENEDQLLWDPNILPEREVEEFLYRAVKRRWDELSSNTLPEGEMVKDNEQALYELVKCNFNAEEALRRLRFNVKVIRDELCAWSEEECRNFEHGFRVHGKNFHLIQANKVRTRSVGECVEYYYMWKKSERYDYFTQQTRLGRKKYVLHPGATDFTDNDLDGGEVENASRSRSSPPIPSATSCLDSHFGQDQLAIESAEPLSVESTACSLGSMSESGQGYECSTPSETNCSFDPTEETSSGTISAPCTRHTVNPSETGLYALPPAVSGLAEKQETLQSSSETITMDFTLPADINEDLPLIAGPVDLDRDPEAVVAPAQVSLSVTDFGLIGIGDVNNFLTAHQACPAPVARSEPLSQ is encoded by the exons ATGGGATCAGCTGATCATCGACTGAACCTAGCAGAGATCCTTTCACAGAACTATGGTATAcgggaagaaagggaagaagaagaagatactcaggagaaacagaaatccTTAGAAGAGCTGGAAAAGAGTTTCAGTGCCTCTCAG AGCAGTGAAATGCCGTTCGAGGAGCTGCTTGCACTTTATGGCTATGAGGCATCAGATCCCGTCTCAGAGCAGGACAGTGAGAGCAATGATATCACTCCAAATCTCCCAGATATGACTCTAGATAAG GAACAAATAGCGAAGGATTTGCTTTcaggggaagaagaggaggagaccCAGTCTTCAGCTGATGATCTGACTCCATCCGTCACATCCCATGATGCATCAGACTTATTCCCAAACCAGCCTGGCT CAAACAACTTTCTTGCTGATGAAGACAAGGAGCCCTGTTCATCTCCATGTGCTTCCTCTATGGCTGAGGATTCAGAGGAGGATTCCATCCCATCCAATGAGTGTAAGAAG GAGATCATGGTTGGACCTCAGTACCAAGCTACTGTTCCCATCCTCCACTTAAACAGACACAGTGAAAAAG TGTATGAGAATGAAGATCAGCTGCTTTGGGACCCAAACATACTGCCTGAGAGAGAGGTTGAAGAGTTCCTGTACCGTGCAGTGAAGCGGAGATGGGATGAGCTGTCTAGCAACACCCTCCCAGAAGGAGAGATGGTGAAGGACAATGAACAG GCTCTATATGAATTGGTTAAATGCAACTTCAATGCCGAAGAGGCACTACGGCGGTTACGGTTCAATGTGAAGGTTATCAGAG ATGAGCTTTGTGCCTGGAGTGAAGAAGAGTGTAGAAATTTTGAACATGGCTTCAGGGTCCATGGGAAAAACTTTCATCTTATCCAAGCAAACAAG GTCCGCACCCGGTCGGTAGGAGAATGTGTGGAGTATTACTACATGTGGAAGAAGTCAGAGCGCTATGACTACTTCACTCAGCAGACTCGTTTAGGAAGGAAGAAGTACGTCCTCCATCCTGGAGCCAC GGATTTCACTGACAATGACTTGGATGGGGGTGAAGTAGAAAATGCTAGTCGTTCTCGGAGCTCCCCGCCAATTCCCTCTGCCACTAGCTGCCTGGACTCTCACTTTGGTCAAGATCAGCTAGCAATTGAGAGTGCAG AGCCCCTGAGCGTGGAGAGCACAGCCTGCAGCCTGGGCAGCATGAGTGAATCGGGGCAGGGTTATGAATGCAGTACTCCTTCAGAGACAAATTGTTCCTTCGACCCCACAGAGGAGACATCGTCAGGCACCATCTCAGCTCCTTGCACACGACATACTGTCAACCCCTCAGAAACGGGGCTCTATGCTTTGCCACCAGCAGTATCAGGACtagcagagaagcaggagacGTTGCAGAGCTCTAGTGAGACGATAACTATGGACTTCACTCTCCCTGCAGATATTAATGAGGATTTGCCTTTAATTGCTGGCCCTGTGGATTTGGACAGAGACCCAGAGGCAGTGGTGGCCCCTGCGCAAGTGTCCTTATCGGTCACAGATTTTGGCCTCATTGGCATCGGAGatgtaaataattttctgaCTGCTCATCAGGCCTGCCCAGCACCTGTGGCTCGGTCAGAGCCTTTGTCACAGTGA